One genomic region from Anguilla rostrata isolate EN2019 chromosome 2, ASM1855537v3, whole genome shotgun sequence encodes:
- the LOC135247514 gene encoding G protein-regulated inducer of neurite outgrowth 2: MADTKPPASERFSPCGHLGSGGAIADDDDDLGVPIFHLSKSLTDVATDPRDGEEAARCRPDLRKSASSAVCPQEAPETPWTPELAYRGVAGTPPLGSAPMSTAAANHLRPCKGRGLVPGGHLPQTASSSRDLRGERQDQALQRSHSVCLHAAREARSRGLGSCSEAGLTCSGTGCRFRRVPGCYSLGCRQAASALHADAMPPCMGGSYWSPTAPRGGVWICTPSPNNSPRDSRRHICRAAFVGNAASDQGPELPCHPTPSAVDAGSGGEAALPHGMTLSFPRLTASVSDTRLDSRHHVAARCCGVASPSASAVRRSTEGGRTSREAATMTSRLELRDAGVQTGPPESPSLHVFPKVSLAGEDGEAGVAEEGPGAGQTSPVKEVLWDAEGMTWEVYGAAVDPQELGVAIQRHLELQIKEVAASRALKLSQRDAGRSQHGGHRKKKSMIALLRKPICCIRPRTTGD, encoded by the coding sequence ATGGCTGATACCAAGCCACCTGCGTCTGAACGCTTTTCCCCGTgcggccatcttggctctgGTGGGGCCATTGCTGATGACGACGATGATCTCGGGGTCCCGATTTTTCACCTTTCGAAGAGCCTGACGGACGTGGCGACAGACCCCCGAGACGGGGAGGAGGCGGCGAGGTGCAGGCCGGACCTGAGGAAGAGTGCCAGCAGCGCCGTGTGCCCGCAAGAGGCCCCCGAAACGCCGTGGACCCCAGAGCTAGCCTACCGGGGCGTCGCAGGGACACCGCCCCTGGGAAGCGCACCCATGTCCACAGCTGCTGCGAATCACCTCCGGCCATGCAAGGGGAGGGGCCTAGTGCCCGGTGGGCACCTCCCACAGACGGCATCCTCCAGCAGGGACCTCAGGGGAGAGCGGCAGGACCAGGCCCTGCAGAGGAGCCACTCGGTCTGCCTCCACGCAGCCAGAGAGGCCCGCAGCAGGGGGCTGGGCTCCTGCAGCGAGGCTGGCTTGACCTGCTCCGGGACAGGCTGCCGCTTCAGGCGAGTCCCAGGCTGCTACTCGCTGGGGTGCCGTCAGGCCGCAAGCGCGCTGCACGCCGACGCCATGCCCCCCTGCATGGGGGGCAGCTACTGGAGCCCCACGGCGCCGCGTGGGGGGGTATGGATCTGCACCCCCAGCCCAAACAACTCCCCAAGGGACAGCCGGAGACATATCTGCAGGGCGGCCTTCGTCGGAAACGCAGCCAGCGACCAGGGGCCAGAGCTTCCCTGCCACCCTACGCCGTCAGCCGTGGACGCAGGAAGCGGTGGCGAGGCGGCGCTGCCCCACGGCATGACGCTCAGCTTTCCCCGGCTCACCGCCTCCGTCAGCGACACGCGGCTGGACTCCAGACACCACGTGGCGGCAAGGTGCTGCGGTGTGGCCTCCCCCAGCGCGTCCGCGGTACGCCGCTCGACCGAGGGGGGCCGGACGTCCAGGGAAGCGGCGACCATGACCTCCCGTCTGGAGCTGAGAGACGCGGGGGTCCAGACGGGCCCCCCGGAATCCCCATCGCTCCACGTGTTCCCCAAAGTCAGCCTGGCGGGGGAAGACGGCGAGGCGGGCGTGGCCGaggaggggccgggggcggggcagacCTCGCCGGTGAAGGAAGTGCTGTGGGACGCGGAGGGCATGACGTGGGAGGTGTACGGGGCCGCCGTGGACCCCCAGGAGCTGGGCGTGGCCATCCAGAGACACCTGGAGCTGCAGATAAAGGAGGTGGCTGCCAGCCGGGCCTTGAAGCTCTCCCAGCGGGATGCAGGGAGATCCCAGCATGGCGGCCATCGTAAGAAGAAGAGCATGATAGCGTTGCTAAGGAAACCCATATGCTGCATCCGCCCCAGAACAACAGGGGACTGA
- the timm23a gene encoding mitochondrial import inner membrane translocase subunit Tim23, which yields MDNNGPGSSGYKGGFGSLLGGASPEYSHSELAGVPLTGMSPLSPYLNVDPRYLVQDTEEFILPTGASKTRGRFELAFFTIGGCCITGAAFGAVNGLRMGLKETRDMTWAKPRNVQILNMVTRQGASWANTLGSLALLYSTFGVVIEKARGAEDDINTVAAGTLTGMLYKSTGGLRGVARGGLVGLALSGAYAVYNNWDHLTGGSANHF from the exons atggacaaCAACGGACCAGGATCAAGCGGGTACAAAGGTGGATTCGGGAGCCTATTGGGGGGCGCGTCCCCCGAATATTCTCACTCTGAGCTCGCCGGGGTGCCAT TAACTGGAATGAGCCCTCTTTCCCCCTACCTCAATGTGGATCCTCGTTACCTGGTCCAG GACACCGAAGAGTTCATCCTGCCCACCGGCGCCAGCAAGACCCGCGGCCGATTTGAACTGGCCTTCTTCACTATTGGGGGGTGCTGCATCACTG GTGCTGCGTTTGGTGCAGTCAATGGACTTCGCATGGGCTTGAAGGAGACCAGGGACATGACCTGGGCCAAACCACGCAATGTGCA GATCCTTAACATGGTGACGCGACAAGGAGCATCATGGGCAAACACACTGGGCTCTTTGG ccctgCTGTATAGCACATTCGGCGTCGTGATCGAGAAGGCCAGGGGGGCGGAGGACGACATCAACACGGTGGCGGCGGGGACGCTGACGGGCATGCTGTACAAGTCCACAG GTGGCCTGCGGGGCGTGGCCAGGGGAGGCCTGGTGGGCCTGGCGCTGTCGGGAGCGTACGCCGTCTACAACAACTGGGACCACCTGACGGGAGGTTCGGCCAACCACTTCTGA